In Elephas maximus indicus isolate mEleMax1 chromosome 5, mEleMax1 primary haplotype, whole genome shotgun sequence, the sequence CGCCTTTTAAGCAGGATGCCCACAGTCACGGTATTGGCTGTTTTAAATATTCAAGAATATAAGGCTGACTCTATCTGATGAGCCAAATGAAGGTTAAGTGATGGCACACAACTTATGAGGTGTCTGAATAAAATATCTATAAATCTGCTACTTGAGGTGCCCACTCAAAAGCGTAAGATTACGCCATTTAGAATGCAAATACCATTCAGCCACAGGACAAAAAGTATTAATTTGATGACAGCTGCCCTCTTCATGatcttttccttccattttacCATTTTCTAGGGAAGTATCTAGGGTTCTCAATTTATCTGTGGGTGTTTACAAGAAATCTTACAAATATGCTATTATTTTAATGGGATTCTTCCTTGGTTACAAAACTGATAAAAGCaccaaacacaaaagaaaaatctgCTTCTAACCCCAGGTAAAGCAATAACACAATGGACATAAACTCCTCACTCTGCCACATTTcaggttaaaataaataaataactcaagCTCATGTGTGTCAAAAGACATCATATGAAAAGCCGTTTAATGCCATGTATTTCAAACCTGTGTTTCCTTGGATTGTTTCCATTATTGGACATAAAAGCATATTATGTCTATTTCTCCTTGTCCAAGTAGCTACAGTAAAGTACTTTACACATAAAAAGTTTCTTGAGAAAACTagtttgaataatattccatttctaTAACATTTTCAGTGAGCTCTATGGCTATAACTTTTtcatttcctgaattcttctcagATTACACATTCAACATGCCAAACATATTTAATAGAAATACTATTATTTCATATTATTAACAGTcataattaatatttttttgaGGTGAGTTCTGGCAATAAAGATATCTGTAATGTTTTATCAGCAGATTTTGCTACCGTATGAGAGACAGCTGTTTCCAAAAGGTTTTATTTGCTCTGTGTCAAATGAACTTTGGTGGTTATAAAAAGTGAACTTTCTGAATATTCTGTATCACACAAGCAaaactttcaaaaataaattttatacttTCTGAATTTCGCCtcagtatatacatttttttttactgtttgcaCATTTCACAAAGAAACAACTGTGTCAAATATTCCATATAACCTTTATATTCTCCATATACCACAATGCATACCAAAATTTTCTTGCACAGTGCGCATCAATCATTCATATTTTTGTGGCTTGGCTGAAATGATACATGGCTCCTGCAATTTACTTTGGCTTTTAAACTTTTAATACTGAAGGCAAAGAAGGCAAATGCTCGTGAATAGCTGACATCATAGAAGCCTAATTTTTATAGATCTCAAAGTATCCCAAATGTAGTTTTGTACAACATTTGcatatcattaaatatttttaaaccagTATTTCTGTCAAAATAGTCAGTACTTCAATATTTTAGGCTTGGTACTACATTTGCATGAATCAGCATCCACTTATCCGAAAATTCCTGCATAATGTATAACCTAGCTGAAACTTTTATAGTGTTCAATTTGCATAGACACCAGTAGTAACTTTAGAAATCTTCTCTCTGGATGCAATTTATCCAACTAGGAGCCACAAAAGAGAATAATTTCTGGTTAAAGCTAACCAtccaaacacatacatacatatttattctGGAGACAGAAGCAGCAGGATGAACTAGGGCTGGCAAGGACAATGAGaagtacaaaacactgcctacTGTGAATATTTCCTTCAGTAGGTTAGTGAACCTTAGGTCAAATGTGCAAAATACAATGGTGCACCTTTTGTAGATGACTTCGGCTTCATTAATGGTGCATGCATTAACATTAAATTtctgctattaaaaaaatttaatagcttTAGAAAACAGAAGACAGAACTCTGCAGAAGGTGCTCTGTCTCAGTTGTTAGCCGTCTCTGGAATTATAATTAGATGTATTTGGAAAGTATCTTACCTGTTTGCTGTACTTGTTATTGGTTTGACAGCTGTACTCAGAGCAGTGATCTGATCCAATTGAAATGTTGTCTCCTGCTCCCACAAATGTGTTGGCCGGTGGTAGATCTTGTACGGCCTGGTGTTTTTTTCCTGCAGTTGGCGACTGGGGATGAAGCTGGACAGTAGGCAATGGGGAACTAGATTTGTAATGCCTTGCCAGGTCAGGGCTGCCAGGCCCACCATTAACAGATCGGTATCGCCCCATGCTAGGGCTGTCTGACAGCTTCTCATTGACACTATCATACCTCTGTCCATTTGGTTTAGAAGCTTCTACAGTGACAATGCTGCTGTAGAGCGGCTgcttagattttttatttttcttgtcctttttAGGCTTTTTCGATTTATCATGCTGTTGGGGTGTAAAAAAGTCTTCGTGGTCTTTTTTGCCAGCTTCATAGCCGTTTTTATTCTTGGACCTGCAGTACCTTGCCATCACTACAATTAAGATGATCAGAATTACTGTCATAATTCCAGCAACCACCCCGATGACAATACTGAGTCTCTGTTTGCTAATTTCATAGCTTGGGTCACCAGCTATATCCTGGGTGAGTGGGGTGTGCAAACTTCTGGCTATCTGGGAGTCAATCACAGTTGCATTAGAAACACTTTCATTGACAAACACGTGCACCAGGGCAGTGGTGGACTGGGAAGGCTGCCCACTGTCATTCACTTGCACCACTAACCTGTGTAAGCCGTAATGCTTTTGGGTGAGTTTCCCCACTAAGGAAACCACACCACTGGTGGAATCAATTTCAAACAGCTTGAAGGGATTCCCTCCCACAATGCTGTAGTTAAGGTCTGCATTGATGCCATCGTCACTGTCTGTTGCCAACACTGTAGCTACTACTGTCCTGACGTTACTTGAAGGCGGCAGTAAAGTGTAGGAAATGTTTCTGGGGAGGGTAACTGTGGGAGCATTGTCATTCTCATCCATTACAAAGAGAGAGACTGTGGCTGTGGCGGATCTGGGAGGATCTCCCCCGTCCACAGCTTTGACTCTGAAAGTGTAGGTGGTCTGATGTTCCCGGTCAAAAGACATTGTGGAGTAAATGGTCCCTGTGTCATTTTCAATAGAAAAAATGCTACTGTTTTCCTCTATGTACAGTCTCATCTCTGAATTTTTCCCTTTGTCAGCATCCATCACGGTGACCATTCCCACCGGGCTGTTGGGCTGCAAGTTTTCTTTCACATAAAAGGTAAAGACGTCCTGCATAAACTTAGGATCATTGTCATTCCTGTCAGCCACCTGCACAATCACTGTGGTGCTGCCTTGGAGCACCGGGATACCTTTGTCTTGGGCGTTAACtttaaactcatacctgtcagtCTGCTCGCGGTCCAGCACTGTATTTACAAGGATGTCCCCAGAATTGGGATCGATGGCAAAGATCCCCATGACGGAGGAGTCCAGAGAGTAGGCAATTTCCGCGTTCCTCCCGCTATCTGCGTCTGCAGCCTTCACCGTGGCCACCCTATCGCCCGGAATGTTGTTCTCAAAGAAGTAAACCTCCACCACGGAATGCTCGAAGACGGGCGGGTTGTCGTTGGTGTCTCCCACCTTGACCACCAGAGAGTTGTTGCTGGAGAGGCTGGGACTGCCCGAGTCGACAGCCACTATGACCACGTTGAACTCCGGGGTGGTCTCATAGTCCAGAGGAGCGGAGGTGTGCAGGAAGTACTTTTTCTTGTTCTGGTCGCCCTCTGTGTCGCTGGCCGGCTTCAGCTGGAAGGGCACGTCGCCCACCACGGTGCAGGTGACTACCCCGTTCTCGCCTTGGTCTCGGTCGGACACCTGCACCAGGGCAATAGGGGTGTCGACCAGGACGTCCTCCGCCACGTTAGCCACCCCGTCCTTGAGTGGGATGCGTCCGATCTTGCGAATTTCAATGAACGGCACATTGTCATTCTCGTCCTTGATGTTGAGGACCACGGTGGCCTTGTCGGTCTTGGGGGGCTGTCCGCGGTCGCGGGCCATAACGGTAAAGCGCAACTGGTTCACCTCCTCGCGATCGATGCGGTGCAGTACGCTGAGCCAGCCGGACGTCTCGTCGAGGCGCAAGAGCCGCCGCACGGACTCGGTGGCCGCCCCGAACACGTACTCGATCTGCCCGTTGACCCCCACGTCCAGGTCTGTGGCGCGCAGCTGCAGGATGGGGGTCCCCGGGGCGCTGTTCTCCGCCAGATCAGCCTCGTACACGCTCTTCTCGAAGCGGGGGCTGTTGTCGTTCACGTCGGTAATGAGCACCCTCAGGATGGCCTGCGAAGAGCGCGGCGGGTCGCCGCCGTCGCGCACCCTCAGGGTCAGCTCGTAGGAGTCGCGCTGCTCGCGGTCCAGCGCCCCCTTGACGATCAGCTGCGGCTGCTTCTCGCCGTCCGGGGTATCGGCCACCTGCAGCTCGAACACGCTGCTGCGGCCGCCGGGGCTCGCCCCGGTGCCGCCCTCAGGCCCGTCCAGCCGCCGTTTGGAGCCTCCCTGGCCACCGCCGCTCGCGCCGTTCCCGCCGCCCCCGGGGTAGGGGGCGCTGTCGGCCGGCCCAGCGCGCCGGCcctcgccgccgccgcccccgggCTCCTGGAGCAGCTCGTAGCGCTCGATGCCGTTGCGGCCGAAGTCACGGTCGGTGGCGGTGGGCAGCAGGTAGAGCGTGCCCACCGGTCGGTTCTCCTCCACCGTGAGCGTGAGCACGGGCGACGGGAAGGTGGGCGTGTTGTCGTTGATGTCAAGCACGATGACCCGGCCCTCGAACAGGTCCACCCAGCTCTGCGAGGGCCCGATCACCGACACCTCAAAGTCCAGGAAGCACTCATTCTCGTCGAAGATCATCTGACACTGGGGCAGCTTCTCGCGGTCGATGCGCCGCTCGCTCGTACTCAGCTCGCCGGTGAGGTTGTCGATCTTCAGGTACTCGGAGCCCGACTCGAGGCTGAAAGTCACCTCGCCCGAGCCCGTCACGATGCCTAGGTCTGAGGCAACGTTGCCGATGCGGACGTCGGCGGGGCCCTCCTCAGCCAGCCGGTACCGGAGGAGTTGCTTGGCGGCCGCCAGGCTGAACGAGAGCCGCAGGAGGAGGCAGCAGCCCAGGCACCAGCCGCGCGCCCATCCCGCCGTCCGCATCCTCAGCATcttctcctgctgctgctgctactgctccTTCTAACCACAGCCCCCTTGGCGTTCCTCTCCTCCGGGGCCCGCCGCCTGCCCTCCCCCCCAGTCCTCTCCCCTCTCCGGGAAAGGAAGGCGCgagagagcggggagggagggggcaaGTGCGGCGTGCTGCTAGTCGGCCCGGGGAAGAAGCgatagatccttttttttttctcctgcttcttCCGAAAGTTATTGTTTCATAATTCATGCAATGGGTGCTAATCGCTCTCTAGCTGGCCGCCGTTCAGTCGCAGTACTCACAGTTCACGGGACACTGCGCGCAGCTGGCTGGGCGACCTCCTAGAGTCATCCCCGCAGCGGGCGAAGGATCCCGGGCTCCAGTCCCGGCTCGGTGGGATGGGACTGCAACCACCCCGGCAGACGGGCAGTGGAGCCGGGAGACGGTGAGGAGCTAGTCTGCAGCCTCCCTGGCCAGCCAGCCCCTCTCGTCTTTGAGTCCAGTGCACGTTCCAGCCACTCACTCCAACCCCAGCCTCTGCTCCGGCTTCAGCTCCCCAGGCAAACGTGAGTCGTTTTCCGCACGAGCTACCGACGCCAGCAACAAGCAAGTCTCAACTCTGACTCTGCTTAGGCAGCGGGGGAGCCAGCCAACAGATCGAGAATGAAAAATCCCTGGCAGGTCGCTTCGGGCACCGTGCAGAGGAGACCACTAGCGTCACAGCGCAGTTCTCGGCCGGGTACCCCTGCGCGCGGAAGACCAGTCTGAGCCATCTTCCGAGACGCCCAGAGAGTCAGCCTTTTCTCACCGCCGGGAGCTCCggtttctcttttttcttaacaACTCTGCGCAAGGTCATTAGTCACGAAGCCTCCGCCTGAAACCGCAGCAACCGTTCGCCCGTAAGGGCAAGGGCTGAGCCGTGCGCACCGCGCGGTGCCCAAGTTTGGGTTCTCAGCCGCAGACTCTGTGCCTTTCCTCACCTGCATTCGGCCGGCATGTCGGAGCAGTGGGATCTGCAGCGCTGTGCGCGATTCAGGGAGGAGATtgcagcctctctctctctctccgctTTCTCtcgatccctcccctccctccctccctctcctccccctctctcctccctccgaTCCTTTCCCCTTCTCCCACTCGCTCTCCCgctctgtttctctctttctctgctctCCCAGTCCCAATGCAGGGAACTCGAGCTGAACTTGATCCCTTTGCAGTTCAAAGGTGAGCAAACCAGGCTCCGTGCGCAGGGTACATTAGCCCTGCGAAAGCGTCTGCCTGGGCTCCCCAAAGGCAGTTAACAAAGATGCTCAATTCTTTACAGATTTCCGAAGAAAAGCAAAAGGCAtttggggggtgggaggtggaGTCAGAGACAGCTGCcaagtagcttaaaaaaaaaagaaagaaagaaaaatccagtTTGCCAAAGGGAGAAAAAGTGCCAGTCGTTTGTTGCCTCGGAAGTGCCCTGGTACCGCGGGTGAATTCCGCAGTTGTGTCGTCCCCTTTCGCGTCTCGGAGAGTCTGGTGCTGGCGCTCCCGCCGCCCCCCCACCCCGGGCTGCCGGGGCTCAGAGACGCTGAACAGCAACTGGGAAGCTAACACTCGCTAGTTGGGAGCTAGAAACCCACAAGTTTCCCCAAAGTGGTGGCTGTTGCTGGAAGCTCACTCGTTCGCGGCTTGGCTCGTCCCTGacgtggcggcggcggcggcaaccGTGCCGCCGAAACTACACACTCACAGTGAAGGAGCGCGGAGGTATAGGGGGAGGGAGGAGTGAAGGATCATAAGCCAGCCGCCGCGCTCCGGAAAGCCCAGCTTCAGCTCCCGGGCCGCTCTGAGCTTGCCCAGCCCCAGCTAGCCCCCCTTAAGCCAAAGTCTGTCCCTCTCTAGCAAGTGCAGCCTCCGTCATCTCGGGAGTACTCCTTGCCTCCCTTGGGCTGGTAAATTTCTTCCTGGCTCTCACTGATGTCGAGTGCGTGTGTGAGCGCGCTAAAGCCAGTGTCAGGAaacctttctcctcctcctcctctccctttccAGACGGTGCTCCCCCCCAACTCCGTTAAAGTGTCCCCACTTCCCGACTGAGCATATTGGCCAGGGCGTCGTTATCGGTAGTTTGGGGACGCCGCGTGCGCCCGGAAAGCCACGCTGGTGTCTGAGAATCCATGAtgggctgcagtggttaagagggcaCATAAACTccagagagagcgagagagagagccTTTTTTGGAGCTTAGACTTCGGAgagctgggggggtggggtggtgggaggGGATGGGGGGTTTCCTGTCTTTGTTTAAATGCTTGGCATTCCTGTCATCCTGCATGCTTACGAGGGTAGatcgtgtgtgcgcgcgcgcccggGGAATAAACACGTTAGAAACCTCGATATAATTTTCTAAACAGAAATCTGCAGCCTTTAGTAACTGGCAAAAGTGTAGCGTCACCTATCTGGATACAAGGGAAATAAACTTTAATGGCAACTTTGTGTCCCTGACTGTCCCCAGGTCCTTTCGACTTTGTGCCACTTGATCGCCCATGGTATTCCCCCACGCGAGGCTTCCCCAGGtctggttctgtttttttttttttttgcactgtgAGCTTTTATTCCTAATTCACTTAAAGGAGGTTGTTTCGCTGTTAATCGCCAGGATTACGAGGGTTAAATCAGGCATGAGACTACTGGGAGGATTCTTAGCAGCTCAGAAGAGAAAAAAGGCTACTGCTGGGATTTACGTGGTCCTTGGTTCGTCTGCTCAATCTATAGGCATCCGAGGGCCTACCTTTAAGGGATATTTGAAAGCGAAAAGCAATAAGAAATCCATCCAGAGTGGGCATTCTGCCTTTAGGAAACCAGTGGGGCAAGGCAAAATGATTTAAACTAGACAAACACCAATAAAGTCTACGAGCAGATGTAGCGCGCGGTTGTTTGGGCAGGCGCAGCGTTCAGGAATGGGGGAAGAGGCAGCGGAGATTTCCCCGCTCTCCCTAAGAAGGACGGTAGAGGCGCAAAGGGATGGAAGTGTGTGCGGGGGGTGCCAGGGAGCGGGCGAGTATTTTCCACTCTGCTAAAGCAGCAGGACTCCGGAGGGTGACCGAGGGCTCCTCTTCCGGGGCCAGGGCCGGGAATCCGGccttccccagcccctcccccgcCACTGGAGCCGCTTTGCTCTGTATCTGCAGCATCAGCGAGAAAAACACCGCGCGCAGGCTCAGTACGCACCGCCGCAGTCTTGAGCCGGGGGAGGGGGGGACGGGGGCGGGCGCCGCAGCGCCTTCACGGCCGGCCAAGTGGCAGTCACGCCAAATGCCCCTCATATTTGCCAAGAGCTCGGGTTTATCAGGACGCCCGACCACTTCCGTTCCCTTTTCCCCCGAGTCCGAGGTGGGAGAAGGAAGCGATCTCTACTCCGCGGCCTTGCGCCGGTGCATTCCGATGCGCGGCAATATGGTGCAGAGCATTCACTCCTCTTGCCGCTTTTACTAGATTTTGCAAACTTCAGGGAGCCGCGTGGGCAGAGACGTTGTGCATTCCCTTTTTCCTCTCCAGACCGTAAACTTAAGCCCCTCCGCGTCTTCAGCCATTTGCCCGCCGCTCAGGCGCGCACTCGGCAGGCGCACAATTGCGGAGCGGGAAGGAGTGGGCGGCTTTCCCCTGCGCGCGCGCTGCAAATTTCTTCCCCGCGGACTGGGGGATACGGCGTGTCCTTCATGGTGGAGTGGTTTCTTCTTTGCGAACGGGAGGTTGTCTCCAGCCGGTCCTACCCACTCTCATCCCTCCCAACTCTGCTGTTGAGCCAAGGCAGCGTGGGAAATGGGTCCGACGTGTGCGGCATGGAGAACAGCGCGCAGCCCGGGCACACTGCCGGGCACAGGGAGCCTCCTGGCCTTTTCCCTCCCCCCTAGGTCCCCGGCTCCGACCTTTCCGCCAAAGCAGCCaagaggcggcggcggcggcggctttGCCCGGCGGCGCGGTTCTTGAGAACCGAGAAAAAAATGGGCGGTGTGGGGCGGGTGCGAAGTGAGAGAAGCCCGCGGGATATCGTGTCACACCCTGAGCTCCCAGTATTCTTCCGTCCCCTGGGGGCTGACACACTCTCTCCAGCCTCCTGCCCGCGCGGAGGATGAATGGAGGCGAGAAACAGtttcccccacccccgccccatttCCGCAGTCTTAGAGCCAGTGTCACAAGTGCTCAGCAATTTCATTAAATAGAACCGGGGGACTTAATCCCCCCCGGTATCAGACCTCACCAAGGGAATATGATATCCGGCTACACTCCCATCCACAAACCCCGCCCGGCTTCTCAGACCCGAGGCTGCATTTATCTTCTCAACCTGAGAGGAAGGAGTAGAGAAGGAAATGGGATCGAAAGTGTAACCGGCTGCGATAAATTAAAGacactgctgttgctgctgctgctttggCGGCCAGAACTGAAGACAGAAAATGAGATCTGTGTCCTGAAGATTGCATTGATCCGAGTAATAGGACGTCATCGCATGTAGGAAGCGAAATGTTTGGGGGAATGCTGgaatgttgaggatttttgtttttcagtttgttgggttttttttttaatttattttttttggaagtacgaTACAAAAGAAATCCCCTTTTGAAACcaggatatataaaaaaaaaatgaaattaactgAAATATAAATACCACGTCGTTCTAAAAGACATTTAATAAAAGCTTGTCCATTGATGCCTTTTCTGTGCCAAATATCCTACCTTAAACTTAAATATACGACAGTTGGTTTCTTCAAAAAATTTACCAACTAACCCCGCTTGTTTAAAACGGCTTTGCAGTTCAGTCATTTCAGTGACTGGACTGAAAAATAGCATTCAGAGTCGTGGTGTAGTTTTAAACCTCAAGAAAAAACAGGGAGGGAAATAATAAAAGTTTATGGGTACGAGTACAAAAGAAGTAGGTGCTGGAGACACAAATCTTAGGGGGGCTTTCATTTATTATAGACGCTGTATTCACAGTAATACAAGAAAAAGGTTAAATACAGTAAACATGATAGTTCTGGAAAGAAATATAAAAGCAGTTTGACGGAAAGGAAGAAAGTGACTCAAGAACTCCACCAAGGGACAGGCAGAGGAAATGACACCCATATAGCTCCAAATTCCTTGACCTTTCACCTTTTTAAAAAGGGTCGTCTGTACACAGTTACATATGTGTAGGCATGGTTTCGAGTCTTTCATGATCAATTACTTCTCCAACTACTTTTGATAAATTTGATACTTCCGTCCTCTTATTAGAAACGATTCTCTTAAACATGTTATTTCACAGAATAAAAATAAGTATGCATAACTATTGTCTAATAGCAAGTCTGATTGTGATCTTTGGAGCTATGAGAAACTTTAGGAATATTTTGTGGCTTAAATCTATGCTTGTAGTAATACAATGTATAGTAGACTGAAAGGGCTAAATTATTCATTGCAATAACAGCCTTTTTGATGGACATTAAAGCTCAGCAGTTTAAATAAGGAAACCACAGATTTCCTTTTAAGCAGGTAATAACTGCTTGCATCAGTGGTTATTTAATTGCTCTCTAGCCAAGAAATAGAACCAGTTGTGCTGTTTAAATCATGAAATCATGTTATGCAAAGCCATGCATTGTAATATACCAATAAAAGAAGAACACAAGAATTAAACCAAGTTTCTTCATAATACCTGTTGGATAACTAAAATCATTTCCATGGTGCCTATATAAAAATCCTGtttaaagagagaaagaaattcaTGAAAATAAATGTCAGTGTTAATCTAAGTATTAACTCATAGACTACCTGATTTGTAGGCTTAGAGTGTTTTAGATTTTAACATAATACTTGATTAACATAATACTGGTTTCACTTTAAACTTAGCATAGATTGACAgttgatgtttttctttcaatttgTAAAATTCTAAATGCCAAAATATATGCAGCCTAGCACAGATTTGCAATTTATGCCGTACACGTAAAGATCCAGTTGCTATAGCTGACATGCTTTTATTTCTGAGATAATTAATTTATGGATTTCTTTGAAACTTAACGTTAATTTTCAAaatctaagcttttttttttttttttttttaagcttagagGGAACATTGTGTCTTGCCAAATCTGGGCGAGTTTTTGGGAAAAAGACCCTTGATAGGTCAAAGCAGAATATCCTATTATTTGGAGCTATCCGAAGCTGTCCCTTGCTATCTATGGTAAAATTGTACATTCCAATGCCCTTTGCAGCATAAACTTGAGATATTTGAGATTTCTTTACTACTGTGGCAGGATATGTCAAATGCTGCTATAAATAATGACCTCTAAGCTAGATAATAAGGATTTTAGTGGGGGGGGTCCCATTATAATGGCTTATATGAATATGATATTTAAATAAATGATCTTGCTTGTACTAAGAATGGTTGAAAATTATGAATTAGCTTGGTAAGTTTTATTCCCTGACTATGCTGACCTATGCTAACTAGAATccttatttcttattttaattttgaatacAGGTGGTACAAAACTTTATTCAGACAGATTTGACCAAGTGCTTTTAGAAACTACATAATGTGGAATATTTCTAAACGGGCAATATAACACATTTTACTGACTACTTTGAGCAGGAGTGCATTTTCCAGGGACAGATGCTAATCATTTTATGAGAGTTATTGGGCTCTTTCCCTAATATTTCCCACTCTGACTTCTGGGTGTCTGATAGGATTGTACTTTTTTGGCCCCCTTGTGGCAATATGGGGCCATAGACTAATTCCGGCAGGTGTGTTGTGAATAGAGTGACAAAGTTCACTTCCATGAGGAGGATgggtgtcttggattgaattgtgtccccccaaaataagtgtctacttggctaggtcatgactccctgtattgtgtggtggttctccattttgtgatttgattatcctccattttgtcatgtgTTGTAATTCTAGCCTCTGTGCCTGTgtttatggtcccatttggatGTGaactgtctgttatgttaatgaggcagaattaggtaatgttaaagagtattaggttatgtttgttacgttaatgaagcaggattaggatGGGAGGCAGCACCCTCACtcaagtcacagccctgatctcttgtaaggggagtttccctgggatatggcctgcattgccttttatcttacttgagataaaaggagagagaagctagcagtgagagagggacctgactaccaccaagaaagaagacctgggagcggagcacattctttggaccaggggtttgatgccaagacacatgtagATCTCCAAGGAAAGCCAGGCCCACaggtgttgaaaggagacaaggacttctcccagagcccacagagagagaaaaccttccctgagagctgacaccctgaattcagacttctagcctcctaactttgagagaataaatttctgtttgttaaagccatccgcttgtggtatttctgttacagaaggactagacaactaagacaatgtgccattaaaataaaattatttttcagctCTCTGTCAGTTAAACCAATTACTAATTTGATCTAGGACCAATATGTGAAGACCATCAATAAACTTTAGACTATCATTGACTTTGGAAAGAAGTAGTAGGTTTTGAAATGCCTGTTTCAGCACTTATTTGATGAATTATTCAGCCTGAATGAAAAGGCTTATTTAAGTAGGTAATATAAGTTTCGACTATACATCCCTATATATTAGCGGGTGCACTATTCAATCACGGATAAAAACACCCTTCAACTGGCAAGGAGAATTCTTCATAAAGCCAAATAAA encodes:
- the PCDH7 gene encoding protocadherin-7 isoform X7, translating into MLRMRTAGWARGWCLGCCLLLRLSFSLAAAKQLLRYRLAEEGPADVRIGNVASDLGIVTGSGEVTFSLESGSEYLKIDNLTGELSTSERRIDREKLPQCQMIFDENECFLDFEVSVIGPSQSWVDLFEGRVIVLDINDNTPTFPSPVLTLTVEENRPVGTLYLLPTATDRDFGRNGIERYELLQEPGGGGGEGRRAGPADSAPYPGGGGNGASGGGQGGSKRRLDGPEGGTGASPGGRSSVFELQVADTPDGEKQPQLIVKGALDREQRDSYELTLRVRDGGDPPRSSQAILRVLITDVNDNSPRFEKSVYEADLAENSAPGTPILQLRATDLDVGVNGQIEYVFGAATESVRRLLRLDETSGWLSVLHRIDREEVNQLRFTVMARDRGQPPKTDKATVVLNIKDENDNVPFIEIRKIGRIPLKDGVANVAEDVLVDTPIALVQVSDRDQGENGVVTCTVVGDVPFQLKPASDTEGDQNKKKYFLHTSAPLDYETTPEFNVVIVAVDSGSPSLSSNNSLVVKVGDTNDNPPVFEHSVVEVYFFENNIPGDRVATVKAADADSGRNAEIAYSLDSSVMGIFAIDPNSGDILVNTVLDREQTDRYEFKVNAQDKGIPVLQGSTTVIVQVADRNDNDPKFMQDVFTFYVKENLQPNSPVGMVTVMDADKGKNSEMRLYIEENSSIFSIENDTGTIYSTMSFDREHQTTYTFRVKAVDGGDPPRSATATVSLFVMDENDNAPTVTLPRNISYTLLPPSSNVRTVVATVLATDSDDGINADLNYSIVGGNPFKLFEIDSTSGVVSLVGKLTQKHYGLHRLVVQVNDSGQPSQSTTALVHVFVNESVSNATVIDSQIARSLHTPLTQDIAGDPSYEISKQRLSIVIGVVAGIMTVILIILIVVMARYCRSKNKNGYEAGKKDHEDFFTPQQHDKSKKPKKDKKNKKSKQPLYSSIVTVEASKPNGQRYDSVNEKLSDSPSMGRYRSVNGGPGSPDLARHYKSSSPLPTVQLHPQSPTAGKKHQAVQDLPPANTFVGAGDNISIGSDHCSEYSCQTNNKYSKQVDTVQTKTPPGHIEESCKMNICARK
- the PCDH7 gene encoding protocadherin-7 isoform X1, producing MLRMRTAGWARGWCLGCCLLLRLSFSLAAAKQLLRYRLAEEGPADVRIGNVASDLGIVTGSGEVTFSLESGSEYLKIDNLTGELSTSERRIDREKLPQCQMIFDENECFLDFEVSVIGPSQSWVDLFEGRVIVLDINDNTPTFPSPVLTLTVEENRPVGTLYLLPTATDRDFGRNGIERYELLQEPGGGGGEGRRAGPADSAPYPGGGGNGASGGGQGGSKRRLDGPEGGTGASPGGRSSVFELQVADTPDGEKQPQLIVKGALDREQRDSYELTLRVRDGGDPPRSSQAILRVLITDVNDNSPRFEKSVYEADLAENSAPGTPILQLRATDLDVGVNGQIEYVFGAATESVRRLLRLDETSGWLSVLHRIDREEVNQLRFTVMARDRGQPPKTDKATVVLNIKDENDNVPFIEIRKIGRIPLKDGVANVAEDVLVDTPIALVQVSDRDQGENGVVTCTVVGDVPFQLKPASDTEGDQNKKKYFLHTSAPLDYETTPEFNVVIVAVDSGSPSLSSNNSLVVKVGDTNDNPPVFEHSVVEVYFFENNIPGDRVATVKAADADSGRNAEIAYSLDSSVMGIFAIDPNSGDILVNTVLDREQTDRYEFKVNAQDKGIPVLQGSTTVIVQVADRNDNDPKFMQDVFTFYVKENLQPNSPVGMVTVMDADKGKNSEMRLYIEENSSIFSIENDTGTIYSTMSFDREHQTTYTFRVKAVDGGDPPRSATATVSLFVMDENDNAPTVTLPRNISYTLLPPSSNVRTVVATVLATDSDDGINADLNYSIVGGNPFKLFEIDSTSGVVSLVGKLTQKHYGLHRLVVQVNDSGQPSQSTTALVHVFVNESVSNATVIDSQIARSLHTPLTQDIAGDPSYEISKQRLSIVIGVVAGIMTVILIILIVVMARYCRSKNKNGYEAGKKDHEDFFTPQQHDKSKKPKKDKKNKKSKQPLYSSIVTVEASKPNGQRYDSVNEKLSDSPSMGRYRSVNGGPGSPDLARHYKSSSPLPTVQLHPQSPTAGKKHQAVQDLPPANTFVGAGDNISIGSDHCSEYSCQTNNKYSKQPFRRVTFSVVSQPQDPHQGSLQSCYDSGLEESETPSSKSSSGPRLGALPLPEDNYERTTPDGSVGEAEHMENDSRPLPDVALTGKCTRECDEYGHSDSCWMPVRTSPERKKSQPKLSTFMPVDERGSQEKLANGEAAVMGDRNRNLLNKKLTSSYETFSAASFSKNEEANPEDIPLTKTGEYKPSPVNTLTRREVYL